The stretch of DNA TAGTTCATCTAACATATTTATCCCTAATGTGATATTTCCAAGTGATAATACATTCTAACCATTATGTTTTCTCATAATCATagattttcatttattttttatttttctcattaaaCGCAaacaaattgtaattttaatgcTACACTAGTTTGGTAATTTGGTGTGTTTGGAATTGAGAATGCAAAAGAATGTCTCTAACTTTGGTTCAACTATTTAGCATCAACACTGTGTACAAGGGACACCAATTCAACATTTGTGGTGTCAGAGGTCTCAATGGCCACCTTGGAATCCATGGTTTCAGTTGTTGGGAGAATGGAAGAGGTGGGGTCAGCTCTAGGAACCAAAAACAGCAGCCAAAGTGGAGTGATCCTTAAGATGTTCCTGATCAAAATTGCCAACCAAATATTATCAAACCTTGTTCTTGTGATCCTTAGAATGTGCAGAACAAAGCCACCACCCCATGATGCAGACAGAAGTCCAACGTTATCAATTGACATCAACAGAGCAAAAAATGTGCCTTCAATGCCTGAGGGACACAGCTTTGAACTTAGCACAAGCATAGGCATCCACTTTAACCTGTTCGTCATTTGTGCTATGCTTTCAACAATCACAACAAACACATAATCTGCTATGCCAAACTTCAGGTTCCATCTCAACACCAGAACCAGATCAAGCATCCCTGACAAACCATATATCAACTGAGTCCAGAACAGCAAGCTCCTGAATGCATATTCCTTCAGAGCATACTGATATAGGATTGCACCTAAAAGGGCCCCCACTGAACTGATTGAAAATATGAAACCAACACTCTCCTGTGTCACATTAATATTAGTTCATCACATTTAGTTTcttcaaaaagtttaattataaaaaatagagttaaatatgtttttatcccttaactttaagtgaaaattgaaattagtctctcttcgaaACTTTCGTCCAATTTAGTCCCGTTAGAAATAAACGCACTTGGTTAAAAGGagtaaatccacgtatttctagagatgagagactaaattggtctaaagttttaaagatgaactaatttcaatgtTCACCGaaagttaaggaaccaaaaCATACtgaatactattttttatcCAACCACAACATTGATGAATGTATCAAACGAACTACCTGTGAGAAAGATGGTCCACCCTTTGATTCTGTATACCAATAAAACATTCCTTCACGAACATCCAAACTCAATGTTATGGATAAATACATGTATAAACAAGGCCTCCATACATCTTCACTCTTCAATGTAGTCCACATGGACTTGGAAGCatcaacaaaattttgtttcacctaGACACGACATGGAAACTCAGTTTATGCTTGCATTAGGATCATGGAATAACATGAACTAGTTATACCTGTCTATATGATGTGTGGTGCATGCGAGGCTCAGAAAGCAGAAAACCAACAGAAACTACTAGTCCAGCTGGGATGGTCATCAAACCAAACACCCCCTATGATGAAAAATGTTCTCTTAGTACAATGTAACAGACAAGGAATGTTTTGCATGTTTAACGGGTGAAGGGTTTTTCTGAGGCTAACCATTGGGCCTATAAGGTGAACAAAGATACCACTGATGAAGTAACCAAATAGTGATCCAACGGAAGAACTGGCGGCACATAAACTTTGCATATCAGCTGCAAGTGAAGGGTGAGAGATACTGTTCTGTGCCACACAAGCATCAATGGTTACATCTGCTATTGCCACCCCAGCACTTCCAGCTGTTAGTGACAGAAGGGCCAACACAAGATGCAGGTTTTCATGCAAAGATAACAAAAGCATGGAAACTACTCCTATGATACCTGAAACCATCaaagaggaaaaaaatttaGGCTACTATGTCAGTGAAGAAATTTCTGAAGCTCTTCTTCAATACTTACTCTGCATCATTGatatgtgataaagtacaaaGTTAATCCTCAATCAGAAACTCATTAAATGCAAACAATCCTGGTTGTTAGTTGTAACCCTTCAAAGGTTGTTTGAAGAAAAGCTAATTACACTCATGCTTAATACACATTGTcataaagtaaaagtaaaaaattgatGTTCCTAATTTTACATCATTTCCAAGCTCAATATCCTGTTAAGCGTATATGTCAAGAAACAGTTACTTAGTGTTGGGAAGTTGGGAATCCAAATATGAGTCTAagtttcacattaaataaaaataagaaagttgaacATCATATAAGACTCTTAGAcccattgtcttaaaatttggattggagGCATTATCAATTCTTAATATATGGATTGCTCATGTTTTATTGGTATTGTATCTCTCTTATAATCCTTTCTCGAAAGACCAATCGCAGTTTGTTTAGGCAACCCTGCACTTTAATAGATGTGTTTAGTCTTATTTAAACTAGAGGCTGAGCAATGCAATTCTTGTAAAACTGAAGAAGACCAAACCTAAGTCTAATTTAGGTTTAGTATCAAATCTATTCTATATTGCTGGACACACTCCAAGACCATGGTAGTCCTTATCCCCCTGTACTTTGGAAAGTCATCAAAATCTATTCTGATATCACAGAATCACTTTTCCAGCCCCTAATAGAGTGTAATGAAAATGGGGCTAAATTTAACTCAACCTTAAAAGGTTAGTATAGAGGAAGGTTGTCCAAACTATTATATAAGGAACATTTTGACCATATTCCTATCCAATTAGAGACATTTATCACTGTTGGGCTTTCACTCTGTATAATTGAGCTTAAAAGCAACAGCATTGACAGATTATCAATCATTTAAGTTCTATCAAACTGATACAGATCTAGGAAAAACATTCAGAAGTAAAGGGTACAGAGAAAGCAAAGCtgcaaaatatttaaaaaaatactaaaattactaaaattccaacctaaaacaataattatttggAATAAATGAAACCTTTCTGAAATTGGGAAGATCAGAGAAGTGCATAATGCCTTACATACCAGCAAAAATGAAATAAGGTCTTCTGCGATACCCAAAAAATGGGAGAACATCAGTGAGAAGACCCCAAATAGGTTTCACAATCCAAGGAATGGATGTGATTCCTTTATAAACCTGTGCCTCAGATGGCTGCACCTTCTGAACATCTTTCATGTAATACTTAGTGCCAACTTCAGCAAGAGCTACACCAATTCCCTGGCTTATTCCATAAATAACCACCACCCCAAACACAAAGCTCCAATGCATTTCCCTACAAAGCATGCTAAACCATTGGATGGGGATGCACAAACACTCCCGAACCCCCCTTTTGGGTTTATATTCCTCCACAGATTCACCATATGCCTCTTCCTGATTCCCCTCCTCCTGCATTATCTCACCTTTCATGCACCCTTCACACCAAAGATTAAACCACCTTCAAACAAATTCCTCCAAGATTTCTTCTTTCAACCACACATCATTCCAATCTAACACTGTCAACTCTGAGATCAACGTTTCTCTCTGATTTCAGTTTCCAGACGAATGATTAAGGGACTTTGGAAAGCAAATTAGCTTGCTGGATCAGTACACAGTTGAAAAGGGAAACAAAGAGAAGAATAAAATCAAGGGAAATGAAACGACCATGAGTACGACGCGTAGGATAGGAAGTTCACACCA from Vigna unguiculata cultivar IT97K-499-35 chromosome 8, ASM411807v1, whole genome shotgun sequence encodes:
- the LOC114193040 gene encoding probable folate-biopterin transporter 2 yields the protein MKGEIMQEEGNQEEAYGESVEEYKPKRGVRECLCIPIQWFSMLCREMHWSFVFGVVVIYGISQGIGVALAEVGTKYYMKDVQKVQPSEAQVYKGITSIPWIVKPIWGLLTDVLPFFGYRRRPYFIFAGIIGVVSMLLLSLHENLHLVLALLSLTAGSAGVAIADVTIDACVAQNSISHPSLAADMQSLCAASSSVGSLFGYFISGIFVHLIGPMGVFGLMTIPAGLVVSVGFLLSEPRMHHTSYRQVKQNFVDASKSMWTTLKSEDVWRPCLYMYLSITLSLDVREGMFYWYTESKGGPSFSQESVGFIFSISSVGALLGAILYQYALKEYAFRSLLFWTQLIYGLSGMLDLVLVLRWNLKFGIADYVFVVIVESIAQMTNRLKWMPMLVLSSKLCPSGIEGTFFALLMSIDNVGLLSASWGGGFVLHILRITRTRFDNIWLAILIRNILRITPLWLLFLVPRADPTSSILPTTETMDSKVAIETSDTTNVELVSLVHSVDAK